Proteins co-encoded in one Christiangramia fulva genomic window:
- a CDS encoding bile acid:sodium symporter family protein: MKANAFIIAIFASIGIAYFFPEGTQILPLKTIIDIGIGLIFFFYGLKLAPSEFKSGLKNYKVHFIIHITTFIIFPLLCLACIPVFDKGTGSDLWIALFFLGTLPSTVSSSVVMVSIAKGNIPAAIFNASLSGIIGIFATPLWLGAILGKTADFDFATVLWKLFLHIILPLLIGIFLQRYFGKWARKHSKKLGLFDKGTILLIIYSSFSTSFTSNLFDRIQLEGLIKMIVLLMILFFVVFFGLAFVSRQFGLKRDEKITAQFCGTKKSLVHGSVMVKVIFGNAANSGLLLLPVMLYHSTQLILIAWFAEKYAKQKEESGS; this comes from the coding sequence TTGAAGGCGAACGCTTTTATAATTGCCATTTTTGCAAGCATCGGGATCGCTTATTTTTTCCCGGAAGGGACCCAAATACTCCCTCTTAAAACGATTATCGACATCGGGATCGGGTTAATCTTCTTTTTCTATGGCCTTAAACTCGCCCCATCTGAATTTAAAAGCGGTTTAAAGAATTATAAAGTTCATTTCATCATTCACATTACCACTTTTATCATTTTCCCGTTGCTATGCCTCGCCTGCATTCCTGTTTTTGACAAAGGAACAGGATCTGATCTCTGGATTGCCTTGTTTTTCCTGGGAACGCTACCCTCAACGGTATCTTCTTCGGTAGTTATGGTTTCTATTGCTAAAGGAAACATTCCTGCTGCTATTTTTAACGCCAGCCTTTCAGGAATTATTGGGATTTTCGCCACTCCGCTATGGCTTGGAGCCATATTAGGCAAAACAGCTGACTTTGATTTCGCGACTGTTTTATGGAAATTATTCCTTCATATAATCTTACCCTTATTAATAGGAATTTTTCTCCAGCGATACTTCGGAAAATGGGCAAGGAAACACAGCAAAAAACTTGGCCTGTTCGACAAGGGAACTATTTTATTGATCATCTATTCCAGCTTCAGCACTTCTTTTACTTCAAATCTTTTTGACCGTATTCAGCTGGAAGGTCTTATAAAAATGATCGTTTTATTAATGATTTTATTCTTTGTAGTATTCTTTGGCCTCGCATTTGTTTCCAGACAGTTCGGTCTAAAAAGAGATGAAAAGATCACTGCCCAATTCTGCGGAACAAAAAAGTCACTGGTTCATGGTTCGGTAATGGTGAAAGTGATCTTCGGAAATGCCGCGAATTCAGGATTGTTATTGCTACCAGTTATGCTTTATCATTCCACTCAGTTAATACTTATTGCATGGTTTGCTGAAAAATATGCAAAACAAAAAGAAGAATCAGGGAGTTAA
- a CDS encoding serine hydrolase domain-containing protein, with protein MKKNYILINLLFFIAFTLNAQEVYFPPNGEWQEKQASNYHLDFNEAVEFAKKNEYSESRDLRQAILKGFQSEPYHKLLGPTKRRGGPAGVILKNGYIVAKWGDIERVDMTFSVTKSFLSTTALIAKQEDLIDSFDDKVENYLWDGTFDGPHNSKITWEHLLQQNSDWSGELWDSFDWADRPPQDQNIDQWRSRELHEPGTYFKYNDVRVNVLAYSLLNVFREPLPKILKKNIMDPIGASTTWRWYGYENSWTTIDGLKMQSVSGGGHSGGGMFISTKDMARFGLLFMKWKNEQLLSSELIHQAVQSSSANPDYGYMWWLNKDASMKNLGQDVFYAAGFGGNFIVVDQKNNLVIVIRWLEPSKFEEFLNLVYKNT; from the coding sequence ATGAAAAAAAATTACATTCTAATAAACCTGCTATTTTTCATTGCATTTACTTTAAATGCTCAGGAAGTTTATTTCCCTCCAAATGGTGAGTGGCAGGAAAAACAGGCTTCAAATTATCACCTTGACTTTAATGAAGCGGTAGAATTTGCAAAAAAGAATGAATATTCCGAATCCCGTGACCTGCGCCAGGCGATATTAAAAGGTTTCCAGAGTGAACCTTACCACAAACTGCTTGGACCCACCAAAAGAAGAGGTGGTCCTGCAGGCGTCATTCTTAAAAATGGATATATTGTAGCAAAATGGGGTGATATTGAGAGGGTGGACATGACATTTAGCGTCACTAAGAGCTTTCTTTCTACAACTGCCCTAATTGCCAAACAGGAAGATCTTATAGACAGTTTTGATGATAAAGTAGAAAATTATCTTTGGGACGGCACCTTTGATGGGCCACATAACAGCAAAATAACCTGGGAACATCTGCTTCAGCAAAATTCAGATTGGAGTGGGGAGCTATGGGATTCTTTTGACTGGGCAGATCGTCCGCCTCAGGATCAGAATATCGATCAGTGGCGTTCCCGGGAACTTCATGAACCCGGTACTTATTTTAAATATAATGATGTTCGGGTGAACGTTTTAGCTTACTCATTACTAAATGTTTTTCGAGAACCGCTTCCGAAGATCCTGAAAAAGAACATTATGGATCCCATAGGCGCTTCAACTACCTGGAGATGGTATGGGTATGAAAACTCCTGGACGACCATTGACGGACTTAAAATGCAATCGGTTAGCGGCGGTGGACATTCCGGAGGCGGAATGTTTATCAGCACTAAAGATATGGCCAGGTTCGGACTTCTGTTTATGAAATGGAAGAATGAGCAGCTGCTCTCTTCCGAACTGATTCATCAGGCCGTGCAATCTTCCTCAGCAAATCCTGATTATGGCTATATGTGGTGGCTAAATAAGGATGCAAGCATGAAAAATTTGGGACAGGACGTCTTTTATGCAGCCGGGTTTGGCGGAAATTTCATTGTGGTTGATCAAAAAAATAACCTTGTAATAGTAATCCGGTGGCTGGAGCCTTCAAAATTTGAAGAATTCCTGAACCTGGTTTATAAAAACACTTAA
- a CDS encoding 6-phosphogluconate dehydrogenase, whose protein sequence is MKKILFYILGGILVIWLFSYAFIYFVPYSEGTRSGELIKFSRKGVISKTWEGEISQGISGAQIFQFSVMKGNEEVVKKLKEYEGGYVRLTYVERFSTFFFWGDTKYFIKDVEKIQSPHFSK, encoded by the coding sequence ATGAAAAAGATACTTTTTTACATACTCGGCGGAATTCTGGTGATCTGGCTTTTCAGCTATGCGTTTATTTATTTTGTGCCTTACAGCGAAGGAACAAGAAGCGGTGAACTGATCAAGTTCAGTAGAAAAGGAGTGATTTCTAAAACATGGGAAGGTGAAATAAGCCAGGGAATCAGCGGAGCCCAGATCTTTCAGTTTTCGGTAATGAAAGGCAATGAGGAGGTTGTAAAAAAATTGAAAGAATATGAAGGCGGATATGTGCGTTTAACCTATGTGGAGCGGTTTTCTACATTCTTTTTCTGGGGTGATACCAAATATTTTATTAAAGACGTGGAGAAAATTCAGAGTCCGCATTTTAGCAAGTAA
- a CDS encoding acyl-CoA thioesterase, which produces MQKKYKTVGESRVTISELMLPSHSNFNGKIHGGYVLSLLDQIAFACASKHSGAYCVTASVDTVDFLKPIEIGELVTMKASVNYTGHSSMVIGIRVEAENIQTGAKKHCNSSYFTMVAKDAKGKSVDIPGLILKNDNDIRRFVKSIERRKVKLSKNEEFHETDFTKEEYLHILEDQKVQIQTGS; this is translated from the coding sequence ATGCAAAAAAAATATAAAACTGTGGGAGAAAGCCGGGTGACGATTTCAGAACTCATGCTTCCCTCCCATTCTAATTTCAACGGAAAAATTCACGGTGGCTATGTGTTATCACTATTAGACCAGATAGCTTTTGCCTGTGCTTCTAAACATTCCGGCGCGTACTGCGTGACAGCAAGCGTTGATACGGTTGATTTTTTAAAACCTATTGAAATAGGAGAACTGGTCACCATGAAAGCCTCGGTGAACTATACCGGCCATAGCTCTATGGTTATAGGGATTCGAGTGGAAGCCGAAAACATACAAACCGGAGCAAAAAAACATTGCAATTCTTCATATTTTACAATGGTTGCGAAGGATGCCAAGGGAAAATCGGTTGATATTCCGGGCCTAATTCTGAAAAATGATAATGACATCAGGCGATTTGTAAAAAGTATTGAGCGCAGAAAGGTGAAATTGAGTAAAAATGAAGAATTTCATGAAACCGATTTTACCAAAGAAGAATATCTTCACATTCTGGAAGATCAAAAAGTTCAAATTCAAACGGGGTCTTGA